caaaaaaatgtttaccgtaGTTCGCCGTTATTTCTTCTCCAGCATTAATTGCTTTAACTGTTTTTGCGTACCAACATTCTCCCTGAAGCTCCCATTTAGTATTTGGGGAGCAATCATGATTTATATATGCTGCGGGTCCTAGGAACAACATGTCTTTTCCGTTTCGAAAACTAGCCATTATTGAAAAGTCATTAACACCCACCTgtaagacaaaaaaataaaaaacatttttttaatcaaaatataaatatgttataggtaGTTTTAGTTAAGCAAAACATACTTTTATGTCTTCAGGTTTAATTAGGGCAGTTTGTCCGCAGAGTGTGTTAATGACTTTTCCAATGTTGATGTTTCTGGTAGCtacaatttttacataattttgtttatctttaaaattattgtttttggtgTATCTATATGAGGTATTGGTAATTGAAACCTCATACATTTCCATTTGCTTAGCAAATACTTGTTTTTCACGCTTAGTTTTCAATTCAAACTTTTCAGCACATGTCTTATGCGTTTTGAACGATGAAAACCTACGGTTGTTTTTATCAGAAGCAGCACCATATATGGTCAAAACAAGAGATTCATTAAAGGTCTTTTACCCAAATATCGTTCACGTAACATGTGTAGCACATATGTTAAACAGAGTAGCAGAAAAAGTTAGAGAATTGTTCCCTAATGTAAACAAATTGattaacaatgtaaaaaaatgttttttaaagtcACTTTCCCGTATTCAACTTTATAAAGAAACACTACCCGGTTTGCCATTGCCACCTGAACCAGTTA
This genomic window from Metopolophium dirhodum isolate CAU chromosome 1, ASM1992520v1, whole genome shotgun sequence contains:
- the LOC132952472 gene encoding histone-lysine N-methyltransferase KMT5C-like, whose translation is MYEVSITNTSYRYTKNNNFKDKQNYVKIVATRNINIGKVINTLCGQTALIKPEDIKVGVNDFSIMASFRNGKDMLFLGPAAYINHDCSPNTKWELQGECWYAKTVKAINAGEEITANYGKHFFGLNNENCELESMDEQKHEDQTTAAVEYPVPQVEIMDEQEREDQTSAAVESPVTQAISVLGQRQLSYLA